The nucleotide sequence GCCCCAAAAAAAGGATGTAGGGACCACCCGGCAGCCCCAGGCGGGCGCGCATGTCAGCCAGGGCGGCCGGGTCCGTCACCGGGGCGAAGGCCGGGTCCACCCCGGGAAAGGCGTAGGCCACGCGCGTGGCCGGCACGCGGTAGCGGGCGACGATCTCGTCGCGGCAATAGGCCGACAGCGTCAGCACCCTGGCCGCCCGGCGGGCGCCCAGGGGATAGAGCAGCCGCATGAGGCGGGAAAGCCCCTTGGGGAAATGCTCGGGCATGGCTTCGTGCAGGATGTCGTGGAGGCTGACCACGCAGGGGACCGTGGGGGTGAGCGGCGCGAGGTACTGGCAGTGGAAGACGTCGACTTCCCGGCGAAGCCGCCAGGGGAAGGGGGCGATCAGCCGGGCCAGACGGCCGGCGGGGATCTCGCGCACCGTGACGTTGGGGGCGTCTCCGGCCAGGGTCCGGGCCGCGTCCAGGCCATCCCGGGTGGCGTAGAAGACGAAGTCGAGGTCCGGGGCGGCCTGGGGCAGCCGGGCGGCCAGGGCTTCGATGTAGGTGCGCGACCCCTGGCGGATGCCGGAAATGGTGTGGAGATCAAGGCCCACCCGTTTTGGGGTTGTCCCATGCGGCGGGCGGCAGGCTGTCCGGGACAGCACGCGGTCGGCCAGCCCCCGGGCCAGGCCGGCGGCAAAGGCCAGGGAGCGCAGCGTGACGAACATCGGGGCCAGACGGGCCACGGCCCTGTCGCGCCGGGCGGCGAAGCGGGCAAAGGGCAGGGCGCTGCCCAGCAGCGCGGTCAGGGCAACCAGGGCGAACAGGCCGGCCGGCCGGGAGAACGGGGCCAGGACCGTGGCCAGGGCGAACAGCCCGGCCAGGATGGTCTGGAGGCGGATGACCGGCGGGGTGTAGCCGTCGCGCACGAGCTTTTCGGGGTGTTCCCGGCAGGCGCGAAGCCGCCAAAAGGCCCGGCTGGCCTTGATGGTCAAGTAGCGGCCCAGGGTGGCCGGATGGCGATGATAAACGATGGCGTCCGGGGCGAAGACCAGCCGGTGGCCGGCGGCGGCCAGCCGGTAGGACAGCTCGGTGTCCTCGTTGTCGGCCGCCCGGAAGGACGTGTCGAAGCCGCCGGCCGCATCAAACACCGCGCGGCGGTAGGCGGCGGCGTAGGTGGCCACGAGGTCGATGGCCGGACGCCTGGCGACATAGGCGTAGCGGTCCTCGAACTCGATCTGGGCAAACCGGGCGACAAGCGACGTCTGGCGGGTGCGGTAGGCACCCTGGACGCCGGCAACGGCCCCATCGTCCAGGGGGGCGGTGAGGCGGGCCAGGAAATCCGGGGCCGGGGCGCAGTCGGCGTCGGTGAAAACAAGGATGTCGCTGTCCGGCGGCGCGGCGGCGGCTCCGGCGTTTCGGGCGGCGGCCGGCCCGGCGTTTGGCTGGGAAATGACGGCCACGCCCCTGGCCCGGGCCATGGCTGCGGTGGCGTCGGTGGAGCCGTCGTCGACCACGATGACGGAAAACGCCGACCGGGGCATGGTCTGGGCAGCCAGGGCGTCCAGGGCGTCGCCCAGGGTGGCGGCGGCGTTGTAGGCCGGGATGACGACGGTCAGGCGGGGCATGCCACTCCCCTTACACCTTGGAGCCGCGCAGCAGGTGCTTCAAGAATACCCGGCCGGCCCGCAGGGTCCGGGCCATTTCGCCGGGGCTTGCCAAGGCGGCCAGGGCACGGCGGATAAGAAATTGCGGCCGCAGGTAGAACCGTTTGCGGGCCAGGTCGCACAGCCGCACGATCTCGGCCGGATACAGCGACTCGTTGCGCACCACGCAGCCGTGCAGGCCTTCGGGGGTGAGCCAGTCGCGCCAGCGGCCGGCGGCGATAAATCCGCGCGCCTCGTAGTCGGCGAAGGCCTCGGTGCCGGGATAGACCATGACCGGGTAGAACTGGGCGGTTTCCGGATTGAGGTCCAGGGCGAAGTCGATAGTGGCCAGGATGGACTCCCTGGTGTCGCCGGGGAAACCGAAAATGAAGCAGCCGTGGATTTTTATGCCGGCGGCGGCGGCGTCGGCCCGGAAGCACCGCATGCGCTCGGCGCCCAGGCCTTTTTTCATAGCCGACAGGGCCGTGGGGTCGGCGGATTCGAAGCCCACGCAGAGTTGCCGGCAGCCGGCCCGGCGCATCAGGCCCATGAGGTCCGGGTCCAGATCGGCCCGGGCGTTGGCCGTCCACTCGAACACCAGCCCCCGGCGGATGATGGCCTGGCAAAAGGCCCGGCAGCGGACCTTGTCGGCGGTCAGGGTATCGTCCTCGAAAAAGATGGTGCGAAGGCCCGGGAAGTGGTCCAGGCACCAGGCGACTTCGTCCAGCACCTTGTCGATGGAGCGGCAGCGGGCGGTGCGGCCGGTGAGGGTTTGGGGGTGCAGGCAAAAGGAGCAGCGAAACGGGCAGCCGCGCGAGGTGGCCAGGGTGACCATGGGCGGCTTGGCGTTGGGATTGAAATAGTGCCGGATGTCGAGGTGGCGGGCGTAGACCGGGGCCACGGGCGGCAGGGCGTCGAGGTCCTCGATAAACGGCCGGTCCGGGTTGTGGACGACGACGCCCCCTGCCCCCAGAAACGACAGGCCGTCCACGGTGGCCAGGCGCTGCGGTGTGGCCGGTCCGGCGGCCAGGAGCCGGGCCAGTTCCAGGACGGTGGCCTCGTACTCGCGCCGGGCCACGGCGTCCACGGCCCCGCGTCCGTCCTGGAGCACCTTGCCGGCCAGGGCCGTGGCATGGGGGCCGACCAGCACGGTGGTCAGTCCGGGCAGGGCTTTTTTCAGGGCGGCGGCGGCCTTGATGTCGGCGTCGATGCTCGGGGTGGAGGTGTCCAGCACGGCTAAAAACGGCGTTTCGGCCTTGGCCCGGGCCACGACGGCGTCGAGGTCCAGGCCGGCGGCCGGGGCGTCCACGAAGACGACCTCGAAGTCGTCGGCTTCGAGCACGGCCACGGCCTGGGCCAAAAACAGCGGGAAATAGAGCGTGCCGCTCTTGGTCACGGCCGGGGAGCGCTGGGGCCGGGAGAATTTGGGCAAAAATGGGGCGTTTACAACCAAAATATCGGCCATGTCGCGTCCTTTATATCCCCTATGGGGGGTCCGGGGGCCTCAGGCCCCCGGCCGCCGGAGGCATCTTCCTCTTGCTCTTGCCCTTGCTCAGTCTCCCACCCTGGCCTCGACGGCGGCCAGCCGGCGTTCCAGGGAGGCGACGCGGCCTTCGAGGCCGGCGGCTTTTTCGGCCAGCCGGGTGCGGTGGGCCATGGATTCGGCCATGAGGTCGTCGAGGATCAGATTCTTTTCAAACCAGGCCCGCAGCAGGGTGCTGAGGTAGCGCCGGCCCATTTCGGTCAGGTGCAGGTTGGAGCTGCCCCAGGTGCGGCCCTGCCAGGAGATGGGCACCATGGCGATGGCGTAGCCGCGAATAAGCGTATTGAGCGACAGTTCGATGGTGATGTTGAAGTGGCAGGCCTTGAGCGGCATGATGTCGCGGATGACGTAGGAGCGATAGGCTTTGAAGGAGTTGGTCAAGTCGTTGAAGCGCGTCCAGAACATGATCTGCATCATCTTGTTGACAAGGCGGTTTACGAAGAGCTTGAGCTTCGGGTAATTGACGCAGCGCGAGCCGCGCATGAACCGCGAGCCGAAGACGCAGTCGTAGCCTTCCTCGATCTTGCGGTAGTATTTGATGATGTCTTCGGGGTCATCGGACAGGTCGGCCATGCAGATGACAATGACGTCGCCGCTGGCCCGTTCCAGGCCGGCGCGCACGGCCCGGCCGAAGCCACGCGGCGGCTCGCGGTGGACGACCACCACGCCCGGGTCAGCCTCGGCCAGGGCGTCGAGAACCGCGCCGGTGGCGTCGGCGCTGTTGTCGTTGACCAGCACCAGTTCGTAGGGAACGCCTTCGCGGCGCAGCACGGCGCGGATGCCGTCAATGGTGGCGGTGATGTTGCCTTCCTCGTTGTAGGCCGGGATGACGACGGACAGCAGCATGGCGTTTTTCATGGGCAGGCTCGCTTTGGCGGTGGCGTTGGGGCGCGATTGTGTCCGAGGGGGGCGCGGGCTTCAAGAAAAAAGATGGGTTTCCAGGCCATGCCACCAGCCGGGCCGGGAGGCGACCCGGTCGGCGTAGCGGGCCATGAACGCCCGGGTCATGGCCAGGGCGGCCGCGTCGCGGTCCATGCCCTGGGGCGGGATGATGGGCGCGTCCAGAACAAAACGGAAGGGGGCGTCGCGTCCGGGTTCGAGAAATCCCGGCACAAGCGCCGCCCCGGCCGACAGGGCCAGCCGGGCCGGGCCAAGGGGCACGGACAGCGCCCCGCCCGGGAACTCCACCGTGGCGTGATGGCCGAAGGCGGGCTGGCCCGGGCCGTCGTCGGCCGTGGTCATGACCACGCCCCCGGCGCGCAAGTGGGTGAGCGCCAGGCGCACGCCCGGCCCGGGCGGCACGATGCGGGCCGGGATGCGGGCTTCGTAGCGCGCCCGCAGGCGGAAGGCCACGCGGCGGCCGACAAACGACAAGCCCTCGTCCGAAAGGTGGCCGATCTGGACCATGGGGAAGCCCAGCGCTCCCAGGGCGGCCAGGGGCATCTGGGTCGGGCCGAAGTGGCCGATGGGGATGACCGCGCCCCGGCCGTGGGCCAGGGCCAGCCCCAAGCGGTCGAGGCCGTCGATTTCCAGCAACTCGTGGAAATTGGCGGCGGTCAGGCGCGGCAATTGAAAGACGATGAGCTGGTTGACGTAGTGGGTGGCAAAGGCGTCGAGCACGGCTTGTTCCGCCTCGGCCTCGGCAAGGGCGGGATTAACGGCCCGGGCGGCGATAGCGATGCGCCCGGCCCGGCCCCGGGACAGGGCGGCGTGGAGCCGGCCCATGGCCCGGTAGAGGGCCACGGCCGCCCGGGGCGGCAGGCGCTCGGCGACAAGGCGCAGGGGATACCAGACGAAAAGGCGCAGCAGGTCACGGGAGAAGCTTTCGCGCACGCGCACGGCTATTTCCCGGCGGCCCGCAGCAGCAGATCGAAGCCCTTTTCGATCCAGGCGGTTTTTGGCTGGGTGTACATGACCGGCGCAAGCAAGTCGGCGTCCGGGGGGATAATTCCCTCGGCCACGGCCCGGCGGGCCAGGGCGGTATGGGGCTCGACCCGGATGCTGTTGAGCTCGAAGTGGGCTTTCCTGCCCATCTCGCGGCGGGCCTTGAGGATAAAGCGCAGCATGGCCAGGGCCGCCTTGGCGGTCTGGCCGGGCGGGTTCTTGAAGAAGTTGTAGCTGACCTCGAAGCAGCCCAGATCGCGCACCAGGGCGTAGGCAGCCTCGATCTCGGCCACGGACGAGGCCTTGCCCAGGGCACCCAGCGCCTCATCGCTAAAGGCGTCCGGCGAAAAGATCACGGTGTCGCAGCCGGCCCGGCGGGCCAGGGTCAGAAAATCGCGCGTGAGTCCCCTTTCGGCGAACCAGGCCGACCAGGGCAGGGGCGAACCGGCTTCGATGAGGGCCTCCATGACGGCGGCGGCATGGTCGGCGGGCAGATTGAAGACCGAATCGAGGAAGGTGAACCGCCGCGCGCCGTGGACGTCGCGAAGGGCGACGACCTCGACCGCCACCTGCCCGGGGGCTTTGCGGCGGTAGCGCCGGCCGTTGAGGAACCCGTAGGGACAGTAGACGCAGGCAAGCGCGCAGCCGCGCTTGGTCTCGACGCCCACGCCCCAGGGCACGGCGACGTAGGGGGCCAGGGGCAGGATGGAAAAATCCGGGGAGGGCAGGTCGGCCAGATCGATCTTGTCCGAGGGGCCGGTGAAAAACGGGCTGCCGTCTGGCCGGCGGGTCCAGAGCGAGGGCACGGCGGCCGGGTCGCCCCGGGCCTCCAGGGTCGCGGCCAGGGCGGCGAAGGCGGCTTCGCCTTCCAGGGCCACGCCGTGGTCGATGGCCGGCCAGCCGGCCATGACGGCCTCGGCGAACATGGAAAAACCGGCCCCGCCGACCACCACCGGCCCGGTTGTCTCCTGCCTGGCCACGGCCACGGTTTCGCCAAAGGGCGGCAGATAGGAGACGTTGACCCGGGTGTTGGTGGAGTCGATGTTGCGCAGGGAAACGCCGGTGAGGTCCGGGGCGAAGTCGCGCAGGAACCCGGCCAGGGCGGCCATGGGGTCGCCAGGGGCCACGTTGGGGTCAAAGGCGGCCACGACATGCCCCGGCAGGCTGGCGGCCAGGGAGGCCAGGCCGATGGGGAAAACCGGGTCTGTCGTGCCGGGGCCGAGCCAGGATTGGACCAGGGCGATTCTCACGCGTGGTCCCCCGGCCGGGCGCGCCAGCTTCGGGCCAGGCGCAGGAGCTTTTTGACCGGTTCGGCCAGGGCGAACACGGCCCGCCAGACCGGGGCCATGACCGGCTGGGACAGGGGCACGGCCACGGCGTCGGAAGCCAGCCAAGCCAGGAGCTTTGAGGGCATCCGGCCGCCCTTGGCCAACAGGATCAGCAGGTTGACGTAGTCCGGCCGGCGCATGGTGTAGCTTTTGGTATAGACCTGCCGGCGCTCGTCGGTGAGAAATCCGTCGGCGGCGGCCATGGCGTGGAGCTTGGTGCCGGGGTAGAGCACCAGGGAAAAGGGCTGGAGCCGGAAAGGCTTGGGGATCTGGGCGATAAAGCGCACCGATTCCAGACGGTCGGCCAGCGTCTCGTAGGGCGTGTCCAGGATGAAGTCGTAGCTCGGCGGCAGGAGCTTGTCCTTGTAGGCGTTGATGACGGCCATGGCTTTTAACATCACCGCGTTGCCCATGGCCTTGCGGTTGAACAGTTCCTGGATGCGGGCCGAGCCGGTCTGGACGCCCATTTGCAGATAGCATAGGCCGGCGTCGGTCAGGGCGTCGAGCTTTTCCCGGGTGATGGTGGCCGGCGAACCCAGGCAGGTGAAGGGCAGGCCGACCCGGGCCTTCCACTGGCGGCAAAATTCCCGGATTTCTTCCAGGGGCCGGGCGAAAAAGGCGTCGTCGGAGATCCAGACGTAGCCGATATGCGGCAGTGTCCGGCGCACGGTCTCCAGCTCGGCCATGACGTGCTCCGTGCCGCGCCAGCGCAGATAGCCCTTGGCCCCGTACAGGGCCTTGACCGCGTCGTTGACGCAGTAGGCGCAGCGATGGGGGCAGCCCCGGCCGGTCATGGTCTGGTAGCCGACCCGGCCGAGCAGCCGCGACACCGTGCCCCGGGCCAAAAACGCCTCGGTCATGGCCGGGGTCAAGGGCACAATGCCGTCCTGGGGATGCTCGGGGTCCCAGATGTGGTGGTCGTCGTGGGACCAGTCAGGCGGCGGCAGGCTGTCGAGGTCCTGGGTCAGGGGGCGCACCGGATTTTGGGCCAGGCAGCCGTCGGCGCGCCGGGTCCAGATGTTGGGGATGGCCGTGGCGTCGTTGCCGGTCGCCAGGGCTTCGGCCAGATCGGCCAGGGCTTCCTCGCCGTCGCCCACGCAGACGTAGTCGGCGACGGCCAGGCACTCCTCGGGCCGGATGGTCGGATGCACCCCGCCCCAGACCACGGGCGGGCCGCCGGCATCCCCCAGCGCCCGGGTGATCTGGGCGGCGTTGTCCACGTAGTTGGTCATCAGCGACACCCCGACCAGGGAACAGTCAGCGCACAGCCGGACCAGATCGGCCATGACGTGGGCCGGGTAACGCTCGGGCGCGTCCAGCAGGGCGTCCCCCAGGGGATCGGGCAAAAGGATCAGGCGCACGGCCAGGCCTCGGGCCTTGAGATAGGCGGCGATGGAGCGCAGGCCGTAGGCGGTGATGTCGGGATAGGGGGAGATCAGGGCGACGCGCATGGCATGGTGTCCTTTGGCGCGACGTCGCGCCCAGGGGTTGTGCGATGCCGGCGGTGGTCTGTCAAGGCAGGGGGGCGGCGGCCTTGGCCGTCGCGGCCGGGAGACGTCACCGGGTCGCTGCCTTGTAGGCCTTGTAGAAGTCGAGAATGTGCGGCGGGCAGCCGGCCACGAAGCGGGCCACGTTTCCCGGCCGGCGCACGTCAAAGGCCAGGGGCGCGGCGCAGGCTCCGAAACACCAGAGCTGGCCGGGCACGTTTCGCAGATTGACGGCCTGGGGCATGGGCACGCCGAGATAGACGGTGTGGGGCGTGCCGGCGGCGAAGCCGTCCTCGGTGGCCAGTTTGTCCAGGGCGTGGCGCAGGGCCGATTGGCAGCCCTGGCAGGCCCCGCCCTCGATGACCCGCACGGCGGGATAGGCCCCCATGGAGCTCAGGACCGGCCGGACAAACCGCCGTCGGCAGCGGTCCGGATCGTCGCCGGCCACGTCGATGGCGGCCAGGTCGGTCTCGCCCAGGCCCTCCTGGCGGGCCAGACGCAGCATGGCCACCTCGTTGGCGGCGATGCCCATGAGGTCGGCGCAGACCGTATCCACGGCGCAGACGTCCGCGCCGGCCACGACGACGTTCATGTCCGGCAGGCTGGACCCGGACAGCGGGGCTTGGCCCTGCACGGCCCACAGCCCGTCCACCACGGTCAGATGGGGCCGGATGGCCCGCAGGATGTCCACGATCTTGAGGTTGATGTCGTTGCGGTGAAACGGCATCCGGTTGTCGTCGAGAATGAGTCCGTATTGGTTTTTGATGCCCAGGGTCACCAGGGTGTGCACGTGGGTCTTCATCTTGGGCAGGTTGATGTAGACCTCGGCTTCAAGCACGGCCTGGGGCAGGGGCACGGGGTCGAAGAGAAAGGCCCCGGGATTGGGGACCGGGACCGGCGGCTTAGCGTCGAAAGCGACCAGCTGCGCGCCTTCGGCCTCCAGGCGGTGCAGGAAGCCGGACAGACCGGCGGTGGCCTCCAGCAGGGACAGGCCCCAGCCCGGGTTGTCGCCCACGGCAACCGACCGCGCCCCGGCCCGGACAAGGAGCCGGACCATGGCCAGGATCACCCGTTCGTCGGTGACCACCGACCGGGGGCTGGCCGGATTGGGCCGCACGAGGTTGGGCTTGAGAAAGACCGACTTGCCGCCGACCAAGGCCGGCAGGTCACAGCAGACGGCCACGGCCCGGTCGACCAGCGCCGTCACGGCGGTCAAGCCGGCCTCGGTGTAATTGTCCGGGGCCTCGCCGATTACGGCGTGGGCGAGTCCGACACAAGGGCGCGCCATGCGATCTTGCCTCCTGGAGTGCGGGGAAGGGCGTCGCGGATTTCGATGACCCGCGGCATTTTCAGGCGGTGCAGCCGGCCGGACAGGAAACGGCGCAGCTCGCCGGGACTCAAGGACGCGCCGTTTTTCGGGGCGACCACGGCCTTGGCCGCCTCGCCGCGCAGGGCGTCGGCCACCGGAATGACCACGGCCTCGGCCACGTCCGGGTGCTGGCGCAAGGCCTCCTCGATCTCCACCGGAAAGACCTTCATGCCCCCGACCTTGAGCAGCATGGATTGGCGGCCGGCGAAGAAAAAGCGTCCGTCCCCGTCGTGAAAGACCTCGTCGCCGGTGCGAAAGCGGCCGCCGTAAAGGCGAAATTCCGGCCGCGGCTCCTCGCCGAAATAGCCCGGGCAGACGCCCGGCCCCGATATTACCAGCTCGCCGGGTTCGCCCGGGTCGCAGGGCGAGCCGTCCTCGCGGGTGACGGCCACGTCGTAGCCGGGCACGGGCCGGCCCAGGCAGCACGGGGCGTAGGCGTCGCCCGGGCGGTTGGCCAGGGCCACGCCCGTGGTCTCGGTGCTGCCCCAGACGGGCAGGATCGACGCGCCAAAACGCTCCCGAAGGCCGGCTGCCAGGGCCGAGGGCACGTGCATGCCGCCGGATTCGGCCAGACGCACGGCGGCAAGCGGATTGTCCGCCCCGGCCGGCAGGCGCAGCAAGGTTTCGTAGATGGCGGCCACGGCCATCAGCGCCGTGACCTTGTGGCGGGAACACGCCTCGGCCACGGCCCGGGACGAAACCCTGTCGCAAAGGACCATGGTTCCGCCCAGAGCCAGGGGGCGCAGCAGGGTCTCGTGGGGGTGGACGAAAACCGGCATCATGCACAGGTGAACGTCGTCGGGGGTCAGGGCGAAGGCGTCAATGGCGGCCGCGGTATTGGCCAGGAGGTTGCCCAGGGTCGTCACCGCGCCCTTGGGCGCGCCGGTGGTGCCGGAGGTGAAGTTCAAATAGACCGGGTCGTCGGGTTGGACCCGGGGCAGGGCGGCGGGCATGGGGCCGGCGGCCAGTTCGGCCAGGGTCGGCTTGCCCGCCGGGGCCGGTCCGTCGCAGACCACCGTGGGCATGGGCGCGTCCTCGGGGTAGAGAGCGGCCAGGGCCGGCAGGTATTCGGCGGCCACGACCAGGACCGCCGGGGTCAGGCGGTCGAGGATGGCCCGGGTCACTTCGGGCGGCTGGTTGGGGTCCAGGGGGAAAAAGGCGCCGCCGGCAGCGGCGGCGGCCAGGAAGGCGGTGACGGCCTGGGGCGTTTTACGGGCATAGACGGCCAGACGTTGGCCCGGGGCCAGACCCAGGCCGGCCAAGCCGCCGGCTAGACGCAGGGCGGCCTCGGCCAGGGCCTCGTGGGACACGGACACGTCGCCGGACAGGATGGCCGGCGCACCGCCCCGGACTTGGGCGTTTCGACGCAGCATCCCGGCCAGGGTTTCGTCATCTTGGAACATGTCCCGACATACTGCATAAAAAAGAATTATGGCAAGGCATTCCAGCGGGCTTGGGACGATTGCCGGGCCGAACGTTCCGGTATACATGCAGTCCGCGAGGGCATGGCGCGTCGGCCCGAGCCGCTTGGCGCATGATACGGACGCGTGGAGATTTTATGAGACAGCACCGATATTACCTTGGACTCATGGCCGCTGTGCTTCTGGTTTGCCTGATGGTGCTGGCCGCCGGCTCGGCTGGCGCGGCCAAGGCTGATGACGACGGCAAACCGCTGAAGACCGGCGTTACGATAACCGGCATCGTTGAAGACGACTATACCGACGGCCTGCTCGTCACCACCGAGGACGGCACCAGCTACATGGTGTTGACCCCCGAGGAAGTGAGCCTGGAGCAGGAAGAGGCATTTCACAAGAAGTTCAAGGGGCAGTCCGTGACGCTGACGGGCAATGTCTTTCGGGATGAGGACGGATCGCTGAGTCTGTTTGTGATGAATCTGCCGGCGCAATGATTCTGCTGGGCGCAAAATACTGCCGGTGAAGGTCGCCGGCGCCTTCCTCCGCTAGCCCCGAGGCTCCGGTCGGACCTTTTGTGTCAGGCT is from Solidesulfovibrio magneticus RS-1 and encodes:
- a CDS encoding glycosyltransferase — translated: MPRLTVVIPAYNAAATLGDALDALAAQTMPRSAFSVIVVDDGSTDATAAMARARGVAVISQPNAGPAAARNAGAAAAPPDSDILVFTDADCAPAPDFLARLTAPLDDGAVAGVQGAYRTRQTSLVARFAQIEFEDRYAYVARRPAIDLVATYAAAYRRAVFDAAGGFDTSFRAADNEDTELSYRLAAAGHRLVFAPDAIVYHRHPATLGRYLTIKASRAFWRLRACREHPEKLVRDGYTPPVIRLQTILAGLFALATVLAPFSRPAGLFALVALTALLGSALPFARFAARRDRAVARLAPMFVTLRSLAFAAGLARGLADRVLSRTACRPPHGTTPKRVGLDLHTISGIRQGSRTYIEALAARLPQAAPDLDFVFYATRDGLDAARTLAGDAPNVTVREIPAGRLARLIAPFPWRLRREVDVFHCQYLAPLTPTVPCVVSLHDILHEAMPEHFPKGLSRLMRLLYPLGARRAARVLTLSAYCRDEIVARYRVPATRVAYAFPGVDPAFAPVTDPAALADMRARLGLPGGPYILFLGRMEPRKNVPGLAAAYALLRRRLGAQAPTLVIAGPDDGLFAAFGQKLREAGTGEGIVFCGGVAQAELPALLSGAAVFAYPSFGEGFGLPVVEAMACGAPVVASLAPAVPEAAGGAALLVDPSDPQALAEALYRVLAEPELAAELRAKGLARAKRLDWNDTAAMAVAAYRRALA
- a CDS encoding B12-binding domain-containing radical SAM protein, with the protein product MADILVVNAPFLPKFSRPQRSPAVTKSGTLYFPLFLAQAVAVLEADDFEVVFVDAPAAGLDLDAVVARAKAETPFLAVLDTSTPSIDADIKAAAALKKALPGLTTVLVGPHATALAGKVLQDGRGAVDAVARREYEATVLELARLLAAGPATPQRLATVDGLSFLGAGGVVVHNPDRPFIEDLDALPPVAPVYARHLDIRHYFNPNAKPPMVTLATSRGCPFRCSFCLHPQTLTGRTARCRSIDKVLDEVAWCLDHFPGLRTIFFEDDTLTADKVRCRAFCQAIIRRGLVFEWTANARADLDPDLMGLMRRAGCRQLCVGFESADPTALSAMKKGLGAERMRCFRADAAAAGIKIHGCFIFGFPGDTRESILATIDFALDLNPETAQFYPVMVYPGTEAFADYEARGFIAAGRWRDWLTPEGLHGCVVRNESLYPAEIVRLCDLARKRFYLRPQFLIRRALAALASPGEMARTLRAGRVFLKHLLRGSKV
- a CDS encoding glycosyltransferase family 2 protein translates to MKNAMLLSVVIPAYNEEGNITATIDGIRAVLRREGVPYELVLVNDNSADATGAVLDALAEADPGVVVVHREPPRGFGRAVRAGLERASGDVIVICMADLSDDPEDIIKYYRKIEEGYDCVFGSRFMRGSRCVNYPKLKLFVNRLVNKMMQIMFWTRFNDLTNSFKAYRSYVIRDIMPLKACHFNITIELSLNTLIRGYAIAMVPISWQGRTWGSSNLHLTEMGRRYLSTLLRAWFEKNLILDDLMAESMAHRTRLAEKAAGLEGRVASLERRLAAVEARVGD
- a CDS encoding B12-binding domain-containing radical SAM protein — encoded protein: MRIALVQSWLGPGTTDPVFPIGLASLAASLPGHVVAAFDPNVAPGDPMAALAGFLRDFAPDLTGVSLRNIDSTNTRVNVSYLPPFGETVAVARQETTGPVVVGGAGFSMFAEAVMAGWPAIDHGVALEGEAAFAALAATLEARGDPAAVPSLWTRRPDGSPFFTGPSDKIDLADLPSPDFSILPLAPYVAVPWGVGVETKRGCALACVYCPYGFLNGRRYRRKAPGQVAVEVVALRDVHGARRFTFLDSVFNLPADHAAAVMEALIEAGSPLPWSAWFAERGLTRDFLTLARRAGCDTVIFSPDAFSDEALGALGKASSVAEIEAAYALVRDLGCFEVSYNFFKNPPGQTAKAALAMLRFILKARREMGRKAHFELNSIRVEPHTALARRAVAEGIIPPDADLLAPVMYTQPKTAWIEKGFDLLLRAAGK
- a CDS encoding B12-binding domain-containing radical SAM protein, with protein sequence MRVALISPYPDITAYGLRSIAAYLKARGLAVRLILLPDPLGDALLDAPERYPAHVMADLVRLCADCSLVGVSLMTNYVDNAAQITRALGDAGGPPVVWGGVHPTIRPEECLAVADYVCVGDGEEALADLAEALATGNDATAIPNIWTRRADGCLAQNPVRPLTQDLDSLPPPDWSHDDHHIWDPEHPQDGIVPLTPAMTEAFLARGTVSRLLGRVGYQTMTGRGCPHRCAYCVNDAVKALYGAKGYLRWRGTEHVMAELETVRRTLPHIGYVWISDDAFFARPLEEIREFCRQWKARVGLPFTCLGSPATITREKLDALTDAGLCYLQMGVQTGSARIQELFNRKAMGNAVMLKAMAVINAYKDKLLPPSYDFILDTPYETLADRLESVRFIAQIPKPFRLQPFSLVLYPGTKLHAMAAADGFLTDERRQVYTKSYTMRRPDYVNLLILLAKGGRMPSKLLAWLASDAVAVPLSQPVMAPVWRAVFALAEPVKKLLRLARSWRARPGDHA
- a CDS encoding DUF362 domain-containing protein → MARPCVGLAHAVIGEAPDNYTEAGLTAVTALVDRAVAVCCDLPALVGGKSVFLKPNLVRPNPASPRSVVTDERVILAMVRLLVRAGARSVAVGDNPGWGLSLLEATAGLSGFLHRLEAEGAQLVAFDAKPPVPVPNPGAFLFDPVPLPQAVLEAEVYINLPKMKTHVHTLVTLGIKNQYGLILDDNRMPFHRNDINLKIVDILRAIRPHLTVVDGLWAVQGQAPLSGSSLPDMNVVVAGADVCAVDTVCADLMGIAANEVAMLRLARQEGLGETDLAAIDVAGDDPDRCRRRFVRPVLSSMGAYPAVRVIEGGACQGCQSALRHALDKLATEDGFAAGTPHTVYLGVPMPQAVNLRNVPGQLWCFGACAAPLAFDVRRPGNVARFVAGCPPHILDFYKAYKAATR
- a CDS encoding class I adenylate-forming enzyme family protein encodes the protein MFQDDETLAGMLRRNAQVRGGAPAILSGDVSVSHEALAEAALRLAGGLAGLGLAPGQRLAVYARKTPQAVTAFLAAAAAGGAFFPLDPNQPPEVTRAILDRLTPAVLVVAAEYLPALAALYPEDAPMPTVVCDGPAPAGKPTLAELAAGPMPAALPRVQPDDPVYLNFTSGTTGAPKGAVTTLGNLLANTAAAIDAFALTPDDVHLCMMPVFVHPHETLLRPLALGGTMVLCDRVSSRAVAEACSRHKVTALMAVAAIYETLLRLPAGADNPLAAVRLAESGGMHVPSALAAGLRERFGASILPVWGSTETTGVALANRPGDAYAPCCLGRPVPGYDVAVTREDGSPCDPGEPGELVISGPGVCPGYFGEEPRPEFRLYGGRFRTGDEVFHDGDGRFFFAGRQSMLLKVGGMKVFPVEIEEALRQHPDVAEAVVIPVADALRGEAAKAVVAPKNGASLSPGELRRFLSGRLHRLKMPRVIEIRDALPRTPGGKIAWRALVSDSPTP